The following proteins are encoded in a genomic region of Thioclava nitratireducens:
- a CDS encoding TRAP transporter substrate-binding protein produces MTTRRQFLTTGAVGAAAAGLAAPAVAQTTPIKWRMQTYAGPALAEQVVDNCIKTFNEIADGEMEIELYYADQLVPTSELFRAMQSGTIDAVQSDDDSMASPTEVTVFGGYFPFGLRYSLDVPTLFNEWGLNEIWDEQYSAVGVKHISAGSWDPCNFAMKEPVKSLDDLNGKRVFTFPTAGRFLAQFGVVPVTIPWEDVEVALQTGELDGVAWSGITEDYTSGWGKNAPYFLTNNISGAWIGHFFANMDRWNEVPDRLKTLMKTCFDQSHYHRQYWYWSGEAKLRVDGEDMQLTTIPDAEWQKVEDAAHKFWDEIAAESELKAKVVDIFRKYNETMRKAGPPYRCG; encoded by the coding sequence ATGACGACAAGAAGACAGTTCCTCACCACCGGTGCGGTGGGTGCGGCTGCGGCGGGCCTTGCGGCCCCGGCCGTCGCGCAAACCACGCCGATCAAGTGGCGGATGCAGACCTATGCCGGCCCCGCGCTGGCTGAACAGGTCGTGGATAACTGCATCAAGACCTTCAACGAAATCGCCGATGGCGAGATGGAGATCGAACTTTACTACGCCGACCAGCTGGTGCCGACCTCCGAGCTGTTCCGCGCGATGCAGTCGGGCACGATCGACGCCGTGCAATCCGACGACGACTCGATGGCCTCGCCCACCGAAGTCACCGTCTTCGGCGGCTATTTCCCCTTCGGCCTGCGCTACTCGCTCGACGTGCCGACGCTGTTCAACGAATGGGGTCTCAACGAGATCTGGGACGAGCAGTATTCGGCCGTGGGCGTGAAGCACATCTCGGCGGGCTCGTGGGATCCGTGCAACTTCGCCATGAAAGAGCCGGTGAAGTCGCTCGACGATCTGAACGGCAAGCGGGTCTTCACCTTCCCGACCGCCGGGCGCTTCCTCGCGCAATTCGGCGTGGTGCCGGTGACGATCCCGTGGGAAGACGTGGAAGTCGCGCTGCAGACCGGCGAGCTTGACGGCGTCGCGTGGTCGGGCATCACGGAGGATTACACCTCGGGCTGGGGCAAGAACGCGCCCTACTTCCTGACCAACAACATCTCGGGTGCGTGGATCGGCCACTTCTTCGCCAACATGGATCGTTGGAACGAAGTGCCGGATCGTCTGAAGACGCTGATGAAGACCTGCTTCGATCAATCGCATTACCACCGCCAGTACTGGTACTGGTCGGGCGAGGCGAAGCTGCGCGTCGATGGCGAGGACATGCAGCTCACCACGATCCCGGATGCCGAATGGCAGAAGGTCGAGGATGCGGCGCACAAGTTCTGGGACGAGATCGCGGCCGAGAGCGAGTTGAAGGCGAAAGTCGTCGACATTTTCCGCAAGTATAACGAGACGATGCGCAAGGCAGGCCCGCCCTACCGTTGCGGTTGA
- a CDS encoding TRAP transporter large permease, whose protein sequence is MDHNTIALLMFSTMLLMMLTGQRVFGAIGFVAVVAAFWLWGPGGTQMGFGSVMKLMKWTPLLTLPMFVYMGYVMSESRLAEDLYRMFHVWFGPLPGGLAIGTIMLMVMISVMNGLSVAGMAIGATIALPELLRRNYDKLMISGVIQAGSSLGILIPPSVVLVLFSLIARQPVSELWLAGAVPGLLMATLFVAYIVIRCKLNPDLAPPMDAEERAMITMREKLRLLRAGLMPVFIFIAMMVPFLKGWASLTEASVIGALAAVFAAVIKRRFTWQVFQVATENTLKITVMFMLIITAALSFGAVFDGLGAGRAIEDFFTDSLGLGPWQILILMQLSFLVMGMFLDDTAMLVIVAPVYVSLARHLGFDMIWYGVLYTITCQVAYLTPPFGYNLFLMKAMAPKEFTLPVIYASVIPFVGVMVLTLILVMIFPQLALWLPHAVLGR, encoded by the coding sequence ATGGATCACAACACCATCGCCCTTTTGATGTTCTCGACGATGCTGCTGATGATGCTGACCGGCCAGCGCGTCTTCGGCGCGATCGGCTTCGTCGCGGTCGTCGCGGCCTTCTGGCTCTGGGGGCCGGGCGGCACGCAGATGGGCTTCGGCTCGGTCATGAAGCTGATGAAATGGACGCCGCTGCTGACGCTGCCGATGTTCGTCTACATGGGCTATGTGATGTCCGAGAGCCGTCTGGCCGAAGACCTATATCGGATGTTCCACGTCTGGTTCGGGCCATTACCGGGGGGCCTCGCCATCGGGACAATCATGTTGATGGTGATGATCTCGGTGATGAACGGGCTGTCGGTCGCGGGCATGGCGATCGGGGCGACGATCGCGCTGCCGGAACTGCTGCGCCGGAACTACGACAAGTTGATGATCTCGGGCGTCATTCAGGCCGGGTCGAGCCTCGGCATCCTGATCCCGCCTTCGGTCGTGCTGGTGCTGTTCTCGCTGATCGCACGCCAGCCGGTCTCCGAACTGTGGCTGGCCGGCGCTGTGCCGGGGCTTCTGATGGCCACGCTTTTCGTCGCCTATATCGTGATCCGCTGCAAACTGAACCCCGACCTCGCGCCGCCGATGGATGCGGAAGAGCGCGCGATGATCACCATGCGCGAGAAACTGCGTCTGCTGCGTGCGGGCCTGATGCCGGTGTTCATCTTCATTGCGATGATGGTGCCATTCCTCAAAGGCTGGGCGAGCCTGACCGAAGCTTCGGTGATCGGCGCGCTGGCCGCTGTCTTCGCGGCGGTGATCAAGCGGCGCTTCACCTGGCAGGTGTTCCAGGTCGCGACCGAGAACACGCTCAAGATCACCGTGATGTTCATGCTGATCATTACCGCGGCGCTCTCCTTCGGGGCGGTGTTCGACGGTCTGGGTGCGGGCCGCGCGATCGAGGATTTCTTCACCGACAGCCTCGGTCTCGGCCCGTGGCAGATCCTGATCCTGATGCAGCTGAGCTTCCTCGTGATGGGGATGTTCCTCGACGACACGGCGATGCTGGTGATCGTGGCTCCGGTCTATGTCTCGCTCGCCCGGCATCTGGGCTTCGACATGATCTGGTACGGTGTCCTTTATACCATCACCTGTCAGGTTGCCTATCTCACGCCCCCCTTCGGCTATAACCTGTTCCTGATGAAGGCGATGGCGCCGAAGGAATTCACGTTGCCTGTGATCTACGCCTCCGTGATCCCCTTCGTGGGCGTGATGGTCCTGACGCTGATCCTAGTGATGATCTTTCCGCAGCTGGCGCTCTGGCTGCCGCATGCGGTGCTTGGAAGATAA
- a CDS encoding TRAP transporter small permease subunit, which yields MPRWSVAYVRLIDGFNRKLGKLAMYLLYVIMGIMLFSSVTKIVQIPALWTLEMAQFTLVAYYMLGAPWTLQGDTNVRMDLLYSRWSAKGQAWWDAFTVFALLFYLGIMVYSAYDSTVYSFEYNERNPTAWRPVLWPIKVIITTGFALLFLQAVALLIRDVATIRGEEI from the coding sequence ATGCCACGCTGGAGTGTCGCCTATGTCCGCCTGATCGACGGGTTCAATCGCAAGCTCGGCAAACTGGCGATGTACCTGCTCTACGTCATCATGGGCATCATGCTGTTCTCGTCGGTGACGAAGATTGTTCAGATCCCCGCACTCTGGACGCTGGAAATGGCCCAGTTCACGCTGGTGGCCTATTACATGCTGGGCGCGCCGTGGACGCTGCAGGGCGATACCAACGTGCGGATGGACCTGCTATATTCCCGCTGGTCGGCGAAGGGGCAGGCGTGGTGGGATGCTTTCACCGTCTTCGCGCTGCTCTTCTATCTCGGGATCATGGTCTACTCGGCCTATGACTCGACGGTCTATTCCTTCGAATACAACGAGCGAAATCCGACCGCGTGGCGTCCGGTGCTGTGGCCGATCAAGGTCATCATCACGACGGGCTTCGCGCTTCTGTTCCTGCAGGCCGTGGCGCTTCTGATCCGCGATGTCGCGACTATTCGCGGAGAGGAAATCTGA
- a CDS encoding N-formylglutamate amidohydrolase, with the protein MNSAHAAVDIEGAERSGQIVLVCEHASNAFPAPWGELGLTPDQRDAHIAWDPGALGLARGLAAKLEAPLVAACQSRLIYDLNRPPHHTGAMPVQSEIHEIPGNAGLTPDDRSARTEALYLPFHAALGGLVAERLARGQATALVTVHSFTPIWFGQPRAVEFGVIHDADPSFAQAVLEEARRVTELDTRLNEPYSGADGVCHTLALQATPMGLPNVMLELRNDLIADPAAQEAMAATLAPVLQAALSRITANNGEAA; encoded by the coding sequence TTGAACAGCGCGCATGCAGCGGTGGACATCGAAGGCGCAGAGCGTTCGGGCCAGATCGTTCTGGTCTGCGAACATGCGTCGAATGCCTTTCCCGCGCCTTGGGGCGAGCTGGGATTGACCCCCGATCAACGCGACGCGCATATCGCCTGGGATCCCGGCGCGCTGGGCCTCGCGCGCGGTCTGGCCGCGAAATTGGAGGCGCCGCTGGTTGCGGCCTGCCAGTCGCGGCTGATCTACGATCTCAACCGCCCGCCGCATCATACCGGAGCCATGCCCGTGCAATCGGAGATCCACGAGATCCCCGGCAATGCGGGGCTGACACCGGACGACCGCAGCGCCCGCACCGAGGCGCTTTATCTTCCGTTCCACGCGGCTCTGGGCGGTCTCGTTGCCGAACGGCTGGCGCGCGGGCAAGCTACTGCACTGGTCACGGTGCATTCCTTCACGCCGATCTGGTTCGGTCAGCCCCGCGCGGTAGAGTTCGGCGTGATCCACGACGCCGATCCGAGCTTTGCGCAGGCGGTTCTCGAGGAAGCCCGCCGTGTCACCGAGCTCGATACGCGTCTTAACGAACCTTACTCAGGCGCCGATGGCGTCTGTCATACGCTGGCGCTGCAAGCGACGCCGATGGGGCTGCCGAATGTCATGCTGGAACTGCGCAACGATCTGATCGCCGATCCCGCCGCGCAGGAGGCGATGGCCGCGACGCTTGCGCCGGTACTGCAAGCCGCGCTGTCACGGATCACCGCAAATAACGGGGAGGCCGCCTGA
- a CDS encoding MurR/RpiR family transcriptional regulator yields the protein MSAATQSIEDRLRSGIEEMTRTEKQLAGHILRHYPMALLGSVAQLARAAEVSSPTVVRLAQKMGYGGYPGLQQAVRDELEAQLVSPLVKHDRWAGDAPDTHMINRFADTVLGNLQATLKQIDHAEFDAAAAMMADPKRRIFATGGRITGPIAAYFVAHMKVIRPGVELLEPLSNSWPPALLEMQKGDVLLVFDIRRYESSVLQLVEMAVEQGAEVVLITDPWVSPAAAHARYRFSAQIEAPSAWDSTVAIQVLVETFMAAIQSLTWEETSARMARLEALYDRARFFRRK from the coding sequence TTGTCAGCAGCCACGCAAAGCATCGAAGACAGGCTCCGGTCGGGCATCGAAGAGATGACCCGGACCGAGAAGCAGCTCGCCGGACATATCCTGCGTCACTATCCGATGGCGCTTCTGGGATCTGTCGCGCAGCTGGCGCGCGCCGCCGAGGTCTCCTCTCCCACCGTCGTGAGACTTGCCCAGAAGATGGGCTATGGTGGCTATCCGGGACTGCAGCAGGCGGTGCGCGACGAGCTGGAGGCGCAGCTTGTCTCACCGCTCGTCAAACATGACCGCTGGGCGGGGGATGCGCCCGATACCCATATGATCAACCGCTTCGCCGATACGGTTCTGGGCAACCTGCAGGCGACCCTGAAGCAGATCGACCATGCCGAGTTCGACGCCGCCGCCGCGATGATGGCCGATCCGAAGCGGCGCATTTTCGCGACCGGGGGCCGGATCACCGGCCCGATCGCAGCTTATTTCGTGGCACATATGAAGGTGATCCGGCCCGGGGTCGAGCTGCTCGAACCGCTATCGAACAGCTGGCCGCCCGCGCTTCTGGAGATGCAGAAGGGCGACGTGCTGCTGGTATTCGACATTCGCCGCTATGAATCGAGCGTGCTGCAACTGGTGGAGATGGCGGTCGAGCAGGGCGCGGAAGTCGTGCTGATCACCGATCCCTGGGTCTCGCCTGCCGCGGCGCATGCGCGCTATCGGTTTTCGGCGCAGATCGAAGCGCCCTCGGCATGGGATTCGACGGTCGCGATTCAGGTTCTGGTCGAAACGTTCATGGCTGCGATCCAGTCGCTCACTTGGGAGGAAACCTCGGCCCGCATGGCTAGGCTCGAGGCGCTTTACGATCGCGCGCGCTTTTTCCGCAGGAAATAA
- a CDS encoding complex I NDUFA9 subunit family protein translates to MSKLVTIYGGSGFVGRYIARRMAKDGWRIRVAVRRPNEALFVKPYGAVGQVEPVFCNIRDDASVRAAMQGADAVINCVGILVNEGKNKFGAVQAEGAGRVARIAAEMNVPKLVQISAIGADPDSPSEYARTKAAGEKAVLEAYPQAVILRPSIIFGNEDGFFNKFASMARFTPILPITGGKTKFQPVFVDDVAKVAVMGADGKVAPGIYELGGPDVETFHDLMKQMLAVIHRRRLVLSLPRWIASIMGGVFDLGQAVTGGLFTNRILTRDQVKNLQADNVVSEGAKGFSDLGIHPMAMEAVMPGYLWRFRPGGQYDDIKASAKNLRKT, encoded by the coding sequence ATGTCCAAGCTGGTTACGATCTACGGCGGTTCGGGGTTCGTCGGGCGGTATATCGCGCGGCGCATGGCAAAGGACGGTTGGCGGATTCGCGTTGCGGTCCGGCGTCCGAACGAGGCGCTCTTCGTCAAACCCTACGGTGCGGTCGGGCAAGTCGAGCCGGTCTTCTGTAACATTCGCGACGATGCCAGCGTGCGCGCGGCGATGCAGGGCGCGGATGCGGTGATCAACTGCGTCGGCATCCTGGTGAACGAAGGCAAGAACAAGTTCGGGGCGGTGCAGGCCGAAGGCGCAGGCCGCGTGGCACGTATCGCCGCAGAGATGAACGTGCCGAAACTGGTGCAGATCTCGGCCATTGGCGCCGATCCGGACAGCCCCAGCGAATATGCCCGCACCAAGGCTGCGGGCGAGAAAGCGGTTCTGGAGGCCTATCCGCAGGCCGTGATCCTGCGTCCCTCGATCATTTTCGGCAACGAGGACGGTTTCTTCAACAAGTTCGCCTCGATGGCGCGCTTCACCCCGATCCTTCCGATCACCGGTGGCAAGACCAAGTTCCAGCCGGTCTTCGTCGACGATGTCGCGAAGGTGGCGGTCATGGGCGCCGACGGGAAAGTCGCGCCCGGCATCTATGAACTCGGCGGGCCGGATGTAGAAACCTTCCACGACCTGATGAAGCAGATGCTGGCAGTGATCCACCGTCGTCGGCTCGTGCTGTCGCTGCCGCGCTGGATCGCAAGCATCATGGGCGGCGTCTTCGATCTGGGCCAGGCCGTCACCGGCGGGCTGTTCACCAACCGCATCCTCACGCGCGATCAGGTGAAGAACCTGCAGGCTGACAATGTCGTGTCCGAGGGGGCGAAAGGCTTCTCCGATCTCGGAATCCATCCTATGGCAATGGAAGCCGTGATGCCCGGCTACCTGTGGCGCTTCCGTCCCGGTGGCCAGTATGACGACATCAAGGCTTCCGCGAAGAACCTTCGCAAGACCTGA
- a CDS encoding undecaprenyl-diphosphate phosphatase, producing the protein MSYLNDVLLGVIEGITEFLPISSTGHLILAEHWLGTRSDTYNIVIQAGAILAVTLIYWRRLMELLFNWRDPENRDYLAKLTVAFLITAVLGLIVKKMGFELPTAIQPVAWALVIGGFWMLFAERVADRQPDSSHVFWRVAIAVGIAQIVAGVFPGTSRSATTIFVAMLLGTSNRAAATEFAFLVGIPTMYAASGYELLKQFKDGAGGNEDWTALSVAFIVSTITAFVAVKWLLGYIQGHRFTIFAIYRIIFGGLLLSLAAVGVLG; encoded by the coding sequence TTGAGCTATCTGAACGATGTTCTGCTCGGTGTGATTGAAGGGATCACCGAGTTCCTCCCGATTTCGAGCACTGGCCACCTCATTCTCGCCGAACATTGGCTCGGTACGCGCTCGGACACCTACAATATCGTCATTCAGGCCGGGGCGATCCTCGCCGTCACACTGATCTACTGGCGCCGCCTGATGGAACTGCTGTTCAACTGGCGCGATCCTGAAAACCGCGACTATTTAGCGAAGCTGACCGTTGCCTTCCTGATCACGGCCGTTCTGGGCCTAATCGTAAAGAAGATGGGCTTCGAGTTGCCGACGGCCATTCAGCCAGTCGCCTGGGCGCTGGTGATCGGCGGCTTCTGGATGCTCTTTGCCGAACGCGTCGCGGATCGTCAGCCCGATAGCAGCCACGTTTTCTGGCGTGTCGCGATCGCAGTCGGGATCGCGCAGATCGTGGCCGGGGTCTTCCCGGGCACCTCGCGTTCCGCCACGACGATCTTCGTAGCGATGCTTCTGGGCACCTCGAACCGCGCGGCCGCGACGGAATTCGCCTTCCTCGTCGGCATCCCCACCATGTATGCGGCGAGCGGTTACGAATTGCTCAAACAGTTCAAGGACGGTGCCGGCGGCAACGAGGACTGGACCGCGCTCAGCGTCGCCTTCATCGTCTCGACAATCACGGCCTTTGTCGCGGTGAAATGGCTCCTTGGCTACATTCAGGGGCACCGTTTCACCATCTTCGCGATCTACCGGATCATCTTCGGTGGGCTCTTGCTGAGCCTCGCGGCGGTCGGTGTGCTAGGCTGA
- a CDS encoding NAD(P)-dependent oxidoreductase — protein sequence MAKQPMLKFVKTAKEMPQKRDANVRSHDFNEIYREYADEKAAEQASRCSQCGVPYCHTHCPLHNNIPDWLRLTAEGRLQEAYEMSQATNTFPEICGRICPQDRLCEGNCVIEQSGHGTVTIGAVEKYITDTAFDMGWVKPIKPATERAESVGIIGAGPGGLAAADMLRRAGVQVTVYDRYDRAGGLMTYGIPGFKLEKDIVMQRVKQLEDGGVEFVLNCNVGTDISFDAIRGKHDAVLIATGVYKTRELTDEGSDAAGIVRAIDYLTASNRKSFGDEVPEFEDGTLNAKDKRVLVIGGGDTAMDCVRTAIRQGATSVKCLYRRDRANMPGSQREVQNAEEEGVEFVWLSAPAGFSGNPVTNCSVQRMRLGAPDKSGRQSPEKIEGGIYDEEADLVIKALGFEPEDLPGAWDADDLETTRWGTVKAEFGTHATSIPGVYAVGDIVRGASLVVWAIRDGREAAGSILSYLENVAAVAAE from the coding sequence ATGGCCAAGCAACCGATGCTCAAGTTCGTCAAGACGGCGAAAGAGATGCCTCAGAAGCGCGACGCGAACGTGCGCTCCCATGATTTCAACGAAATCTATCGCGAATACGCGGACGAGAAGGCTGCCGAGCAGGCGAGCCGCTGCAGCCAGTGCGGCGTGCCGTATTGCCACACGCATTGCCCGCTCCATAACAACATCCCCGACTGGCTGCGCCTGACCGCCGAAGGCCGTCTGCAGGAAGCCTATGAGATGTCGCAGGCGACCAATACCTTCCCGGAAATCTGCGGTCGCATCTGCCCGCAGGATCGTCTGTGCGAAGGCAACTGCGTGATCGAACAGTCGGGCCACGGCACCGTCACCATCGGCGCGGTCGAGAAATACATCACCGACACCGCTTTCGACATGGGCTGGGTGAAGCCGATCAAACCGGCGACCGAGCGTGCCGAAAGCGTCGGCATCATCGGCGCGGGTCCGGGCGGCCTGGCAGCGGCCGACATGCTGCGTCGCGCAGGCGTTCAGGTCACCGTCTATGACCGCTACGACCGCGCGGGCGGCCTGATGACTTACGGCATCCCCGGCTTCAAGCTCGAGAAAGACATCGTCATGCAGCGCGTGAAGCAGCTGGAAGATGGCGGCGTCGAATTCGTGCTGAACTGCAATGTCGGCACCGACATCTCCTTCGACGCGATCCGCGGAAAGCATGACGCGGTGTTGATCGCGACGGGCGTCTACAAGACGCGCGAACTGACCGACGAGGGGTCGGACGCGGCCGGCATCGTGCGCGCGATCGACTATCTCACCGCCTCGAACCGCAAGAGCTTCGGCGACGAGGTGCCGGAATTCGAGGACGGCACGCTCAACGCCAAGGACAAGCGCGTCCTCGTCATCGGCGGGGGCGACACCGCGATGGACTGCGTGCGCACCGCGATCCGTCAGGGCGCCACTTCGGTGAAATGTCTCTATCGCCGCGACCGCGCCAACATGCCGGGCTCGCAGCGCGAAGTGCAGAATGCCGAGGAAGAAGGCGTGGAATTCGTCTGGCTCTCCGCACCGGCCGGCTTCTCGGGCAATCCCGTCACCAACTGCTCGGTGCAGCGGATGCGTCTGGGCGCTCCGGACAAGTCGGGCCGTCAGAGCCCCGAGAAGATCGAGGGCGGCATCTATGACGAAGAGGCCGACCTGGTGATCAAGGCGCTCGGTTTCGAGCCCGAAGACCTGCCCGGCGCGTGGGACGCCGACGATCTGGAGACAACCCGCTGGGGCACCGTGAAGGCCGAGTTCGGCACCCACGCGACCTCGATCCCCGGCGTCTACGCGGTCGGCGACATCGTGCGCGGTGCTAGCCTTGTTGTCTGGGCGATCCGCGACGGGCGCGAAGCGGCTGGCTCGATCCTGAGCTATCTCGAAAACGTGGCGGCGGTGGCAGCGGAGTGA